A genome region from Nerophis lumbriciformis linkage group LG18, RoL_Nlum_v2.1, whole genome shotgun sequence includes the following:
- the cnga3a gene encoding cyclic nucleotide-gated channel cone photoreceptor subunit alpha isoform X3: MAKVNSEISFSTRHRLSSPTSDEELAVIENGDSGSHRLCDENFERALSSKSKRNAFTGQGAMARLSYFFYMLRTRVFSRMNPEVTERHDSFLERFRGPELKDMSSRDSNGHSLGPNEALNMKKKEIWIMDPAADTYYRWLTVIAGPVFYNLMMIVTRACFNELQERFTKLWIFLDYTADFIYYTDTFVRSRTGYLEQGLLVKDGKKLRNKYRTTSQFKYDMISMIPTDLLFLKFGYNNPEFRFNRLCKISRLFEFFERTETRTSFPNMFRISNLVLYILVIIHWNACMFFAISKTIGFGSDTWVYPNISHPEYGRLARKYIYSLYWSTLTLTTIGETPAPVRDVEYLFVIADFLTGVLIFASIVGNVGAMISNMNASRAEFQAKIDSIKQYMQFRKVTKDLEARVIKWFDYLWTEKKTCDEKEVLKNLPDKLKAEIAINVHLDTLKKVRIFQDCEAGLLIELVLKLQPQVFSPGDYICKKGDIGREMYIIKEGKLAVVADDGVTQFVVLSDGAYFGEISILGIKGSKAGNRRTANIRSVGYSDLFALSKDDLVEALTEYPDAKKALEEKGKAILMKDNLIDEAVANAGADPKDLEEKIDKLQDNLGVMQTKFAKLMVEFTSSQTRMKQRVTEMEAKVKAVKPEHLSEVVADKDKKVQ, translated from the exons ATGGCAAAAGTCAACAGTGAGATCTCCTTTTCGACCAGACACCGCCTGTCCAGTCCCACTTCTGACGAGGAGCTGGCCGTCATCGAAAATGGAGACAGCGG GTCTCACCGTCTTTGTGACGAGAACTTCGAGAGGGCGCTGTCCTCCAAGTCCAAAAGAAATGCTTTCACAGGTCAGGGGGCGATGGCCAG GCTCTCTTACTTCTTCTACATGCTGCGCACCAGGGTCTTTAGCAGAATGAACCCTGAGGTAACAGAGAGGCACGACTCTTTCCTGGAGCGCTTCCGAGGCCCGGAGCTCAAAGATATGTCCAGCCGGGACAGCAACGGCCACTCCCTGGGGCCCAACGAAGCCCTAAACATGAAGAA GAAGGAGATCTGGATCATGGACCCAGCAGCCGACACATACTACAGGTGGCTCACGGTCATCGCCGGACCCGTCTTTTACAACCTCATGATGATTGTTACCAG AGCCTGTTTCAACGAACTCCAGGAACGCTTCACCAAACTCTGGATCTTCCTGGACTACACCGCAGACTTCATCTACTACACAGACACGTTTGTCAGGTCCAGAACAG GTTACCTGGAGCAAGGCCTGCTGGTGAAGGACGGCAAGAAGCTAAGGAACAAATACAGGACGACCTCTCAATTCAAGTACGACATGATTTCCATGATCCCCACCGATTTACTTTTCTTGAAATTTGGCTACAACAACCCCGAGTTCCGGTTCAACCGCCTTTGCAAGATCTCCAGGCTTTTTGAGTTCTTCGAGAGGACAGAAACCAGGACCAGCTTCCCCAACATGTTCCGTATCAGCAATCTTGTACTCTACATTCTCGTCATCATCCATTGGAACGCTTGCATGTTCTTTGCCATCTCCAAAACCATCGGTTTTGGGTCGGACACTTGGGTGTATCCCAACATTAGCCATCCTGAGTACGGTCGCCTGGCCAGGAAGTATATCTACTCGTTGTACTGGTCAACGCTGACCCTCACCACCATCGGGGAAACGCCTGCACCAGTGAGAGACGTGGAGTACCTCTTTGTCATCGCCGATTTCCTCACCGGTGTACTGATCTTTGCTAGTATCGTCGGTAATGTCGGCGCCATGATCTCCAACATGAACGCCTCCCGCGCCGAGTTCCAGGCCAAGATCGACTCCATCAAGCAGTACATGCAGTTCCGAAAGGTCACCAAAGACCTGGAGGCCAGGGTCATCAAGTGGTTTGACTACCTGTGGACGGAGAAGAAAACCTGCGACGAGAAGGAGGTCTTGAAGAACCTACCGGACAAGCTCAAGGCCGAGATCGCCATTAATGTCCATTTGGATACACTAAAGAAAGTGCGCATTTTCCAGGATTGTGAGGCGGGACTTCTTATCGAGCTGGTGCTCAAGCTGCAGCCTCAAGTCTTCAGTCCTGGTGATTACATTTGCAAGAAGGGAGACATCGGCAGGGAGATGTACATCATCAAGGAGGGGAAGCTGGCCGTGGTGGCCGATGATGGAGTCACTCAGTTTGTAGTGCTCAGTGATGGTGCCTACTTTGGGGAAATCAGTATTCTGGGCATCAAGGGCAGCAAGGCGGGGAACCGGAGAACTGCCAACATCAGAAGTGTTGGTTACTCCGACCTCTTTGCTCTCTCAAAGGACGACCTGGTGGAGGCGCTCACTGAGTACCCAGACGCCAAGAAGGCCCTGGAGGAGAAGGGAAAGGCCATCCTCATGAAAGACAACCTCATCGACGAGGCAGTGGCCAACGCTGGTGCCGACCCCAAAGACTTGGAGGAGAAGATTGACAAGTTGCAGGACAACCTGGGCGTCATGCAGACCAAGTTTGCCAAGCTGATGGTCGAGTTCACTTCCAGCCAGACTAGGATGAAGCAGAGGGTCACGGAGATGGAGGCCAAGGTGAAGGCCGTCAAACCTGAGCACCTGTCTGAAGTAGTGGCTGACAAGGACAAGAAAGTCCAGTAA
- the cnga3a gene encoding cyclic nucleotide-gated channel cone photoreceptor subunit alpha isoform X2: MAKVNSEISFSTRHRLSSPTSDEELAVIENGDSGSHRLCDENFERALSSKSKRNAFTGQGAMARVFSRMNPEVTERHDSFLERFRGPELKDMSSRDSNGHSLGPNEALNMKNLASKWPLATYNMNNCNNTDDKKEDKKEVKKEETNDEKKDEKKDGDKKGEEKKDEKKEEKKDDKKDDKKDDKKKEEPPKEIWIMDPAADTYYRWLTVIAGPVFYNLMMIVTRACFNELQERFTKLWIFLDYTADFIYYTDTFVRSRTGYLEQGLLVKDGKKLRNKYRTTSQFKYDMISMIPTDLLFLKFGYNNPEFRFNRLCKISRLFEFFERTETRTSFPNMFRISNLVLYILVIIHWNACMFFAISKTIGFGSDTWVYPNISHPEYGRLARKYIYSLYWSTLTLTTIGETPAPVRDVEYLFVIADFLTGVLIFASIVGNVGAMISNMNASRAEFQAKIDSIKQYMQFRKVTKDLEARVIKWFDYLWTEKKTCDEKEVLKNLPDKLKAEIAINVHLDTLKKVRIFQDCEAGLLIELVLKLQPQVFSPGDYICKKGDIGREMYIIKEGKLAVVADDGVTQFVVLSDGAYFGEISILGIKGSKAGNRRTANIRSVGYSDLFALSKDDLVEALTEYPDAKKALEEKGKAILMKDNLIDEAVANAGADPKDLEEKIDKLQDNLGVMQTKFAKLMVEFTSSQTRMKQRVTEMEAKVKAVKPEHLSEVVADKDKKVQ, from the exons ATGGCAAAAGTCAACAGTGAGATCTCCTTTTCGACCAGACACCGCCTGTCCAGTCCCACTTCTGACGAGGAGCTGGCCGTCATCGAAAATGGAGACAGCGG GTCTCACCGTCTTTGTGACGAGAACTTCGAGAGGGCGCTGTCCTCCAAGTCCAAAAGAAATGCTTTCACAGGTCAGGGGGCGATGGCCAG GGTCTTTAGCAGAATGAACCCTGAGGTAACAGAGAGGCACGACTCTTTCCTGGAGCGCTTCCGAGGCCCGGAGCTCAAAGATATGTCCAGCCGGGACAGCAACGGCCACTCCCTGGGGCCCAACGAAGCCCTAAACATGAAGAA TCTTGCTAGTAAGTGGCCGTTAGCTACTTACAACATGAACAACTGCAACAACACAGACGA caaaaaggaggacaaaaaaGAGGTCAAAAAAGAGGAGACGAATGATGAGAAGAAGGACGAGAAGAAGGATGGCGACAAAAAGGGAGAGGAGAAGAAAGAtgagaagaaagaggagaagaagGATGATAAAAAGGACGATAAAAAAGATGATAAAAAGAAGGAGGAGCCTCC GAAGGAGATCTGGATCATGGACCCAGCAGCCGACACATACTACAGGTGGCTCACGGTCATCGCCGGACCCGTCTTTTACAACCTCATGATGATTGTTACCAG AGCCTGTTTCAACGAACTCCAGGAACGCTTCACCAAACTCTGGATCTTCCTGGACTACACCGCAGACTTCATCTACTACACAGACACGTTTGTCAGGTCCAGAACAG GTTACCTGGAGCAAGGCCTGCTGGTGAAGGACGGCAAGAAGCTAAGGAACAAATACAGGACGACCTCTCAATTCAAGTACGACATGATTTCCATGATCCCCACCGATTTACTTTTCTTGAAATTTGGCTACAACAACCCCGAGTTCCGGTTCAACCGCCTTTGCAAGATCTCCAGGCTTTTTGAGTTCTTCGAGAGGACAGAAACCAGGACCAGCTTCCCCAACATGTTCCGTATCAGCAATCTTGTACTCTACATTCTCGTCATCATCCATTGGAACGCTTGCATGTTCTTTGCCATCTCCAAAACCATCGGTTTTGGGTCGGACACTTGGGTGTATCCCAACATTAGCCATCCTGAGTACGGTCGCCTGGCCAGGAAGTATATCTACTCGTTGTACTGGTCAACGCTGACCCTCACCACCATCGGGGAAACGCCTGCACCAGTGAGAGACGTGGAGTACCTCTTTGTCATCGCCGATTTCCTCACCGGTGTACTGATCTTTGCTAGTATCGTCGGTAATGTCGGCGCCATGATCTCCAACATGAACGCCTCCCGCGCCGAGTTCCAGGCCAAGATCGACTCCATCAAGCAGTACATGCAGTTCCGAAAGGTCACCAAAGACCTGGAGGCCAGGGTCATCAAGTGGTTTGACTACCTGTGGACGGAGAAGAAAACCTGCGACGAGAAGGAGGTCTTGAAGAACCTACCGGACAAGCTCAAGGCCGAGATCGCCATTAATGTCCATTTGGATACACTAAAGAAAGTGCGCATTTTCCAGGATTGTGAGGCGGGACTTCTTATCGAGCTGGTGCTCAAGCTGCAGCCTCAAGTCTTCAGTCCTGGTGATTACATTTGCAAGAAGGGAGACATCGGCAGGGAGATGTACATCATCAAGGAGGGGAAGCTGGCCGTGGTGGCCGATGATGGAGTCACTCAGTTTGTAGTGCTCAGTGATGGTGCCTACTTTGGGGAAATCAGTATTCTGGGCATCAAGGGCAGCAAGGCGGGGAACCGGAGAACTGCCAACATCAGAAGTGTTGGTTACTCCGACCTCTTTGCTCTCTCAAAGGACGACCTGGTGGAGGCGCTCACTGAGTACCCAGACGCCAAGAAGGCCCTGGAGGAGAAGGGAAAGGCCATCCTCATGAAAGACAACCTCATCGACGAGGCAGTGGCCAACGCTGGTGCCGACCCCAAAGACTTGGAGGAGAAGATTGACAAGTTGCAGGACAACCTGGGCGTCATGCAGACCAAGTTTGCCAAGCTGATGGTCGAGTTCACTTCCAGCCAGACTAGGATGAAGCAGAGGGTCACGGAGATGGAGGCCAAGGTGAAGGCCGTCAAACCTGAGCACCTGTCTGAAGTAGTGGCTGACAAGGACAAGAAAGTCCAGTAA
- the cnga3a gene encoding cyclic nucleotide-gated channel cone photoreceptor subunit alpha isoform X1: MAKVNSEISFSTRHRLSSPTSDEELAVIENGDSGSHRLCDENFERALSSKSKRNAFTGQGAMARLSYFFYMLRTRVFSRMNPEVTERHDSFLERFRGPELKDMSSRDSNGHSLGPNEALNMKNLASKWPLATYNMNNCNNTDDKKEDKKEVKKEETNDEKKDEKKDGDKKGEEKKDEKKEEKKDDKKDDKKDDKKKEEPPKEIWIMDPAADTYYRWLTVIAGPVFYNLMMIVTRACFNELQERFTKLWIFLDYTADFIYYTDTFVRSRTGYLEQGLLVKDGKKLRNKYRTTSQFKYDMISMIPTDLLFLKFGYNNPEFRFNRLCKISRLFEFFERTETRTSFPNMFRISNLVLYILVIIHWNACMFFAISKTIGFGSDTWVYPNISHPEYGRLARKYIYSLYWSTLTLTTIGETPAPVRDVEYLFVIADFLTGVLIFASIVGNVGAMISNMNASRAEFQAKIDSIKQYMQFRKVTKDLEARVIKWFDYLWTEKKTCDEKEVLKNLPDKLKAEIAINVHLDTLKKVRIFQDCEAGLLIELVLKLQPQVFSPGDYICKKGDIGREMYIIKEGKLAVVADDGVTQFVVLSDGAYFGEISILGIKGSKAGNRRTANIRSVGYSDLFALSKDDLVEALTEYPDAKKALEEKGKAILMKDNLIDEAVANAGADPKDLEEKIDKLQDNLGVMQTKFAKLMVEFTSSQTRMKQRVTEMEAKVKAVKPEHLSEVVADKDKKVQ, translated from the exons ATGGCAAAAGTCAACAGTGAGATCTCCTTTTCGACCAGACACCGCCTGTCCAGTCCCACTTCTGACGAGGAGCTGGCCGTCATCGAAAATGGAGACAGCGG GTCTCACCGTCTTTGTGACGAGAACTTCGAGAGGGCGCTGTCCTCCAAGTCCAAAAGAAATGCTTTCACAGGTCAGGGGGCGATGGCCAG GCTCTCTTACTTCTTCTACATGCTGCGCACCAGGGTCTTTAGCAGAATGAACCCTGAGGTAACAGAGAGGCACGACTCTTTCCTGGAGCGCTTCCGAGGCCCGGAGCTCAAAGATATGTCCAGCCGGGACAGCAACGGCCACTCCCTGGGGCCCAACGAAGCCCTAAACATGAAGAA TCTTGCTAGTAAGTGGCCGTTAGCTACTTACAACATGAACAACTGCAACAACACAGACGA caaaaaggaggacaaaaaaGAGGTCAAAAAAGAGGAGACGAATGATGAGAAGAAGGACGAGAAGAAGGATGGCGACAAAAAGGGAGAGGAGAAGAAAGAtgagaagaaagaggagaagaagGATGATAAAAAGGACGATAAAAAAGATGATAAAAAGAAGGAGGAGCCTCC GAAGGAGATCTGGATCATGGACCCAGCAGCCGACACATACTACAGGTGGCTCACGGTCATCGCCGGACCCGTCTTTTACAACCTCATGATGATTGTTACCAG AGCCTGTTTCAACGAACTCCAGGAACGCTTCACCAAACTCTGGATCTTCCTGGACTACACCGCAGACTTCATCTACTACACAGACACGTTTGTCAGGTCCAGAACAG GTTACCTGGAGCAAGGCCTGCTGGTGAAGGACGGCAAGAAGCTAAGGAACAAATACAGGACGACCTCTCAATTCAAGTACGACATGATTTCCATGATCCCCACCGATTTACTTTTCTTGAAATTTGGCTACAACAACCCCGAGTTCCGGTTCAACCGCCTTTGCAAGATCTCCAGGCTTTTTGAGTTCTTCGAGAGGACAGAAACCAGGACCAGCTTCCCCAACATGTTCCGTATCAGCAATCTTGTACTCTACATTCTCGTCATCATCCATTGGAACGCTTGCATGTTCTTTGCCATCTCCAAAACCATCGGTTTTGGGTCGGACACTTGGGTGTATCCCAACATTAGCCATCCTGAGTACGGTCGCCTGGCCAGGAAGTATATCTACTCGTTGTACTGGTCAACGCTGACCCTCACCACCATCGGGGAAACGCCTGCACCAGTGAGAGACGTGGAGTACCTCTTTGTCATCGCCGATTTCCTCACCGGTGTACTGATCTTTGCTAGTATCGTCGGTAATGTCGGCGCCATGATCTCCAACATGAACGCCTCCCGCGCCGAGTTCCAGGCCAAGATCGACTCCATCAAGCAGTACATGCAGTTCCGAAAGGTCACCAAAGACCTGGAGGCCAGGGTCATCAAGTGGTTTGACTACCTGTGGACGGAGAAGAAAACCTGCGACGAGAAGGAGGTCTTGAAGAACCTACCGGACAAGCTCAAGGCCGAGATCGCCATTAATGTCCATTTGGATACACTAAAGAAAGTGCGCATTTTCCAGGATTGTGAGGCGGGACTTCTTATCGAGCTGGTGCTCAAGCTGCAGCCTCAAGTCTTCAGTCCTGGTGATTACATTTGCAAGAAGGGAGACATCGGCAGGGAGATGTACATCATCAAGGAGGGGAAGCTGGCCGTGGTGGCCGATGATGGAGTCACTCAGTTTGTAGTGCTCAGTGATGGTGCCTACTTTGGGGAAATCAGTATTCTGGGCATCAAGGGCAGCAAGGCGGGGAACCGGAGAACTGCCAACATCAGAAGTGTTGGTTACTCCGACCTCTTTGCTCTCTCAAAGGACGACCTGGTGGAGGCGCTCACTGAGTACCCAGACGCCAAGAAGGCCCTGGAGGAGAAGGGAAAGGCCATCCTCATGAAAGACAACCTCATCGACGAGGCAGTGGCCAACGCTGGTGCCGACCCCAAAGACTTGGAGGAGAAGATTGACAAGTTGCAGGACAACCTGGGCGTCATGCAGACCAAGTTTGCCAAGCTGATGGTCGAGTTCACTTCCAGCCAGACTAGGATGAAGCAGAGGGTCACGGAGATGGAGGCCAAGGTGAAGGCCGTCAAACCTGAGCACCTGTCTGAAGTAGTGGCTGACAAGGACAAGAAAGTCCAGTAA